The window GGCTTGCCCAGGAAGACCGAGATCGGGAAGAACGAAGAGTCCGTCCACCCCGAAGCGGCCGCTTTCGGGAACTTCGCGTAGTAGCTGGAGCCTCCGTACCAGGGCTCCTGCGGCAGGTCGAGTGCCGCAACGGTCCCCGTTACAGGTGGGGTCTGCGCCGACTGGGACGGCGTCGGCGATGGAGTCTGTGTCTGCGTCGGCGTCGGCGACGGAGCGGTCACAGGGGCCGATGGGGTGGGACTGGACGTCGGACTCGGTGACCCGGTTACGGGTGCGCTCTCGGCCGCGAAGACAACGTCGATGTAGTAATTCGAGTTTCGAAAGTTCTTGGTCGGATAGCCTCCGTTGCCGTACTTGTACACGCCAGCGCCCTTGGGAAAGACGATGTTGCCACGCGTGACCGTGTGGGTGAAGTAGTTCTCATCGGCGGAGTAACCACCGCGCGGGGAGATGTACGACGCAACGTACGTCGCGCCAGGTTTGACGGCGACGGGAGTCGAGAGGTGGGCGGTCACCCATCCCGTCGACGAGCCCGACGGGAATGTGACGGTCGCCAGCGCGTGACCCTTCGCATCCCAGAGCGTCGCGTGGTGCGTCCCGCGGTTCGAAGGTGTCCGATAGAACTGGATGCCGGTGATGGTGCCCGCCTTCTTGACAGAGAACTTCACGCCGAGCTCGACGGATTGTCTGTCGGGGTCGACGGGCGTGCGGGGTGCGATAGTCTCCCCGAAGCCCCCCGTGGTCGCTGTCGGCGCCGAGGCTGCCTTCGTCGCGGCGGCAGCCGAGGCCGTGCGCGCCGAGTTCCTCGTGGAGGCGTCGGCCGCGTCCGGCTTCTGGACGGCGGCTGCCGAGGTCGCGAGCACGACGCCCGAGGTGAGGATCGCCGCAGCGCCGAACGCAATGATTCGCCAACTGAAGCGGGGCCGTGTCGCGTGACGTCGTCTGGTGGTGTGCTGTCCGTTGGGGGTATCGGTATTGCTCAAAACGTTGCCCCTCCCGGGGGCAGTTGGGGGTCGGGATCACGAGCTTTGGTCGAGGGTGGGGGTCCCTCGGCTCGCGTCGCAGTACTCGCAAAACCGTAGCATCTGAGACGTATTCGTGCGCATGATAATTACGTGAGACTCAGAGTGTCAAGATGAGACGGCTCACAGAACCGCATGAACCGATTATGAGCCGCTTCTCATCCGCTCGGCAATATGCCGGAGCACGTTCTCGTCAGTCAAGGAGTTCGACTGGATGTGCACGGCGACGTCGTCGGGGTGCAGCCGGTCGAGGAACCGGTCTGCGTGCTCGAGGTCGAGCGGCGTGGGATCCCAGTGGCTATGACAGAGGCTTCGTTGTTGTGTGTTGGTGCGGTAGCGAGCATCGGCCAGCGTCATCACGTAGGTGCCGTAGAAGATGAACTCCGAGAAGTCGAGGCGGCTGCCGATCACATCACGCCAATCGCGACTCGTTGTCTCCGCTACTCGGGAGGTAGAAGCGCGCACGAGCTCGGGGTCCCAGCTGGCGAAGGCCGAGATGTAGTCGGGGGAGTCGGGTTCGACCTTGCTGGTGCCGAGCAACGCGCGTGCGGCTGCCTGCCATGCGAGGTGCCGGGTCATCGCTGGGGTGATCCCGTGCGGTGACCGGTACAGCCGGACGACGCCGGCCTTATCGCGGAACGTCGATTCGACGAGAGGCCGGACGATGAGCACATCGGAATCGATGAGCAGGGCGACGTCGGCCTCAAGCGTTGATACGACCGCGAGCTTGACGAGTTGCTGCAGCATCCACCCGCGGATCGGGGGCCACGGGCGGGTCGCGTTGACGGCGTTGATGCGAAACCCGCGGGGGAGCCCGGGAATCCGCGCGAGAGGAATGGTCGAGACGAAGCGGCGAGGAAGAACCGCGCGGTAGCCGATGACATCGAGCCGCCCGGTGTCGACGGACCGGAAGAGGGGGACGTCGCGGTCGGGAACCGCAACGATGTGTCGCACCATCGGGTCGGTGTGCTCAATCACCGAGCGATGAAGACGCGCGAAGCTGGGGAAGTCCGGAGCGTGACTGGGAGTGACGACCTGAAGGCTCATGCTCTGCTCCGCGTCTTCGAGGCCCGTGGGAGTTGCGACCAGCTTCTCTCAGCCAGAAGAGTGCCAAGCACTGCGCGATGCGCGGGGGCAGCGGCACGGACCAGCTCGTGCAGTGTCACGACGCCCCGCATGAGCGCGGCCGCGATCTGACTGTTGTGTTTGCGCGAGTAACGGATGCGATTCACGGCCAGCAGTTGGTCGAGTTCGATCGACGAACCCGAACCACCTTGGGAATGATGCACGGTGGCTGAGGGCTCGTACCAGACCGCGTGACCGGCCATGCGAACACGGCGAAAGAAATCTGTCTCTTCGGAGTAGAGGAAGAACCGTTCATCCCAGGGGCCGACCTCACGGGCGACATCGGCGCGGATCAGAAGCGCCGCGCCCGTCGCCCAGTCGACCTCGCGCGGCGAGCCATACGACGCGGCCTTGAAGATGGTCTCGCTCAACGCGGCGGGCCGGTTGGGGAAACGACTGCCGAACGCCGCATCGCCGAGCGCGCGCACCAGTGAAGGCTCGTTGCGCAACGATCGCGTCAGCTCGTCGTTCGTCAGGATGCGGGGCACGACGATGCCGGCGACCCTCTCCTTCTGCGCAGTTCGCAGAGCGGTCACGCTTCCCGAATCCACCGTGAGATCGGGGTTGAGAATGAGCACGTCATCGCAGTCGCCAATGTGCCGCATGGCGACGTTGATGCCCCCCGCATACCCGAGGTTGCCGCCTGTGGGCACGCACACGATGTCGGCGATCTGCGATGCGACGGTCACCGTGTCGTCGTTCGAGTCGTTGTCTGCCACGACAACCCGCAGTCGGTTCGACGATGCTTCTGGTCGCAAAGACGCGATCAGGGCCGGCAGATCGTCGGCGCTGTTGTAGGTCACGATGATCACCGCGACATCAGCGTGCTCATCGGCTGAGACGAATCTCGGCTCTGTCTCGGTCATGACCCGCCCCCCGAACACACTCGGCGGCCGATTTCATGCCACAGTCTTCCTGTGAGGATCTTCGTGCGCTCGCATCGGTGGGCGGTCTGGGCGCTGGCGGTGTACATCGTCGTGGTGGCGCTGATCGTGCTGACACCCGTGTCGTATTCAGACATCGTGGTCGCCGTCTGGTCGTGGATTCGCAACGACCTCGGCATCGACTCCTTCGGCGCGGGCTGGGTCGAGGCCGCAGGCAACGTCGTGATGTTCGTGCCGCTGGGCTTTCTGCTCACGCTGGTGTTCCGGCATCCCTGGTACGGCACGATCCTTGCGCTCGTGCTGTCGGCCGGGGTCGAGATCGCGCAGATCGTCATTCCCGACCGGGTCGCCAGCGTGCGCGACGTCGTGTCAAACACGCTCGGCGCGGCGATCGGCGCCTTCCTTGCTTGGCTCATCGTGCTGCGACGCGAGCATCGCAAGAGTCGGGCTGCGGCATCCACTGTCTGAATCGTCATCGCCCCTCCTGCACGACCGCCGGTGACCAGGCATGGTGGATGAAGATCGACGGCTTCGATGAGCCGTCGGCGTTCAACTCCCAGATGTCGGAGTCGCCGGGGGTGTCGTTGGGCATGCCATAGAGCAGTGTGTCATCGTCGAGCCATTCGATCTGGTCGTCGATGCTGCGGGTCTCGACATCGAGCACGGTGACCTTCTTGGTGGCGATGTCGTAGACGGCCGGCGTCCAGTGCACGGTGGGGCCGGCGCCCGACACGACGCGCTTGAACGCTATGCGGGTGCCGTCGGGTGACAGCGAGGGGCACTCCACGGTCTTCAGCACCGAGGTGACGGTCTTGGCCTTGATGTCGCCCTTGACCAGATACGTCAGGCCGATAGTGGTCATGCCGACAGTGGCATAGAACGTGTTGTCGTCGACGAACGTGATGCCCCAGAAGTTGCGATCCACGGGCGCGCTGGGTTTGCCGTCGATGAACAGCTTCCAGTCTTCGAGGTTGCCGAAGCTCGACCCGTCGCTGGTCTTGCGAATCACGGTCTCGGTCGAGAACCCGATGGTCGCGTAGGCGTGGCCGGTGACGAAGGCTGTGGTGGCCACCAGCGATCCGTCGGGGGAGAAGCGGGTGCGGCTGGGCACCCCGGGCAGGGGCCACTCGAGCTGCTCGGTGCCCGCGTTGTCGAAGATGCGCGCGTTGTAGGTGGGGGTGATTCCGCGTTCGGAGCGCAGGCACGAAACCTTTGTCTCGATGGCGTCGACGCGATCGCAGGCGATGTCGGTGACGGCCCGCGGGCCGGTGGGATCGCTCAGCGGCACACTGGCGACAAGCCCGTATCCCTCGCCCGCGGCGGTGTTGCGGAACACGATGCGATCACCCTGCGCCCAGTCGGTGGGGGCCACGGTCTGCGCCTGTGAGGGCGCGTTGCTGCGCGCCTGGTACTGCGCCCACGCATACACGCCCACACCGGCGGTCGCACCGAGCGCGAGCACCGAGACAAGGGCGATGACCAGCCATTTGACGCGGGCGCTCACGCCGCGCTCACCCGCCCGCGCGCAGACAGATACGGGCGCAGCAGAAGGGCGATGAGCGGGATCGCGACGATGAGCAGGCCCGAGATGATCCACATCGACGTCTCACGTCCGACCGCGTACCAGAGAAAGCCGAAGCCGGTCGCCGACAGAAACCGGGTCACCGCGACGACCGTCTGTGCGGCGGCGATGCCCGTACCGTGGGTCTCGGGGGTCGTCAGCTGCGCGGCCAGGGCCGCCAGCACACCGTCGGTGGCCGCGTAGAAACCGCCGAGGAACGCCAGGCACAGCAGCGTGGCGGCGATGTCGGCCATCGGCAAAGCCGCGACCAGGTAGGCGGCCAGAAGCCCTATATGCCCGAAAACGAATACACGCGCGCGGCCGACACGATCAGACAGTCTGCCCAGCGGAATCGCGAGCGCGAGGAACGCGATGTTCGTGCCGACGTACAACAGCGGAAACCACGCGGCCGCGAAGTCGCTGCGCGCCTGCAGCACGAGGTAGACGAAACCGTCGCCGATCGTGAGCAGCCCGAGAATGCCCGACGCGGCCAGCACCCGGCGCATCGGCCGTGAGGTGATGACGCCCCAGTCGAACTTCGGCCGCGGCTCGCGGGTGGTCTTGCCCGCGGCATCCCTCGTCTTGGCCAGCGGCTCGCGGGTGCGCACGTTCGGAACGAACAGGCCGAGGATCGTCACGCCGATGATGGCGAACGCGAGCGAGGCCACGAAGATCGTGCCGTAGCCGTTCGGGATCAGCAGCAGGATGATGAACGCTATCAGCGGCCCGACGGCGGCGCCGATGTTGTCGAGCGTGCGGTGCACACCGAACGAGGTGCCGAGGTTGTCGGGGTGCGACGATGCTGTGATGACCGAGTCACGCGGTGCCGTGCGAATGCCTTTGCCGATGCGATCGGCGGTGATCACCGCCACCAGCGCCCCGAAACCGGCGACGAACAGCAGTCCGACGCGGGCGACCG is drawn from Microbacterium protaetiae and contains these coding sequences:
- a CDS encoding DUF6492 family protein, whose protein sequence is MSLQVVTPSHAPDFPSFARLHRSVIEHTDPMVRHIVAVPDRDVPLFRSVDTGRLDVIGYRAVLPRRFVSTIPLARIPGLPRGFRINAVNATRPWPPIRGWMLQQLVKLAVVSTLEADVALLIDSDVLIVRPLVESTFRDKAGVVRLYRSPHGITPAMTRHLAWQAAARALLGTSKVEPDSPDYISAFASWDPELVRASTSRVAETTSRDWRDVIGSRLDFSEFIFYGTYVMTLADARYRTNTQQRSLCHSHWDPTPLDLEHADRFLDRLHPDDVAVHIQSNSLTDENVLRHIAERMRSGS
- a CDS encoding glycosyltransferase family 2 protein, yielding MTETEPRFVSADEHADVAVIIVTYNSADDLPALIASLRPEASSNRLRVVVADNDSNDDTVTVASQIADIVCVPTGGNLGYAGGINVAMRHIGDCDDVLILNPDLTVDSGSVTALRTAQKERVAGIVVPRILTNDELTRSLRNEPSLVRALGDAAFGSRFPNRPAALSETIFKAASYGSPREVDWATGAALLIRADVAREVGPWDERFFLYSEETDFFRRVRMAGHAVWYEPSATVHHSQGGSGSSIELDQLLAVNRIRYSRKHNSQIAAALMRGVVTLHELVRAAAPAHRAVLGTLLAERSWSQLPRASKTRSRA
- a CDS encoding VanZ family protein — protein: MRIFVRSHRWAVWALAVYIVVVALIVLTPVSYSDIVVAVWSWIRNDLGIDSFGAGWVEAAGNVVMFVPLGFLLTLVFRHPWYGTILALVLSAGVEIAQIVIPDRVASVRDVVSNTLGAAIGAFLAWLIVLRREHRKSRAAASTV
- a CDS encoding PD40 domain-containing protein, whose translation is MSARVKWLVIALVSVLALGATAGVGVYAWAQYQARSNAPSQAQTVAPTDWAQGDRIVFRNTAAGEGYGLVASVPLSDPTGPRAVTDIACDRVDAIETKVSCLRSERGITPTYNARIFDNAGTEQLEWPLPGVPSRTRFSPDGSLVATTAFVTGHAYATIGFSTETVIRKTSDGSSFGNLEDWKLFIDGKPSAPVDRNFWGITFVDDNTFYATVGMTTIGLTYLVKGDIKAKTVTSVLKTVECPSLSPDGTRIAFKRVVSGAGPTVHWTPAVYDIATKKVTVLDVETRSIDDQIEWLDDDTLLYGMPNDTPGDSDIWELNADGSSKPSIFIHHAWSPAVVQEGR
- a CDS encoding MFS transporter, translating into MYISFSNKPKQPEVTEAGEAAASLTPSDKPRRRGVRSVSSAVFAFGIVSMLTDISSESITAVLPLYVTAYLGLSTIAFGFIDGLYQGVSALVRIAGGYTSDRLDQPKWVAFVGYAVAAVARVGLLFVAGFGALVAVITADRIGKGIRTAPRDSVITASSHPDNLGTSFGVHRTLDNIGAAVGPLIAFIILLLIPNGYGTIFVASLAFAIIGVTILGLFVPNVRTREPLAKTRDAAGKTTREPRPKFDWGVITSRPMRRVLAASGILGLLTIGDGFVYLVLQARSDFAAAWFPLLYVGTNIAFLALAIPLGRLSDRVGRARVFVFGHIGLLAAYLVAALPMADIAATLLCLAFLGGFYAATDGVLAALAAQLTTPETHGTGIAAAQTVVAVTRFLSATGFGFLWYAVGRETSMWIISGLLIVAIPLIALLLRPYLSARGRVSAA